A region from the Thermoplasmatales archaeon genome encodes:
- the cofH_1 gene encoding FO synthase subunit 2 — translation MIASSQSLDYIGNKVKKGEELDREDIIFMYDEADLNMLGKLAANITAEISGKKVSFVSNMILNYTNICNVRCNFCAFYRTGKEDDSYLLTKEQVVDRIRPFYEKLGITQLLIQGGVNPDLDLDYYTDMFSLIHRTYPKLGIHGLSTSEISFISRKSRMSVGDLLEILVRSGLETIPGAGAEIFSDEVRKILGRPSGSGKQWLSVMEEAHKLGIKTSSTMMFGHVEESRHKAEHLLSILELQKKYHGFMSFTPWNFEPGNTKLQQTAGIRYRTGGMDVLRNIAISRIVFNRELPVIQSSWLTNGIQMGQMAILFGANDWGGTIYDEKVIPATGKMVGNLRKEAIINSIKQLGMIPVERDNLYRPVNTTG, via the coding sequence ATGATCGCTTCGTCGCAGTCGCTTGACTACATTGGCAACAAGGTGAAAAAAGGCGAAGAGCTGGACAGGGAAGACATAATTTTCATGTATGATGAAGCTGACCTGAACATGCTCGGAAAGCTTGCAGCAAACATAACCGCTGAAATCAGCGGTAAAAAGGTGTCTTTTGTTTCAAACATGATACTCAACTACACCAACATCTGCAATGTGAGGTGTAACTTCTGCGCTTTTTACAGGACCGGGAAGGAGGACGACTCCTACCTGCTGACAAAGGAACAGGTGGTGGACCGGATACGGCCGTTCTACGAGAAGCTTGGCATAACACAGCTCCTGATACAGGGGGGCGTGAACCCCGACCTGGACCTCGATTATTATACTGACATGTTCAGTCTTATACACAGGACATACCCGAAGCTTGGCATCCATGGTTTGTCCACTTCGGAAATTTCATTTATCTCAAGAAAGTCAAGAATGAGTGTAGGGGATTTGCTGGAGATTCTTGTCAGGAGTGGACTGGAGACAATCCCTGGCGCCGGGGCAGAGATATTCTCGGATGAGGTGCGCAAGATCCTTGGAAGGCCTTCAGGGAGCGGAAAACAGTGGCTTTCAGTAATGGAAGAAGCACACAAGCTGGGCATAAAGACTTCATCAACAATGATGTTCGGGCACGTCGAGGAGAGCAGGCACAAGGCAGAACACCTCCTTTCCATCCTGGAACTTCAAAAGAAGTACCACGGCTTCATGTCCTTTACCCCATGGAATTTTGAACCTGGAAACACGAAATTGCAGCAAACAGCCGGAATCAGGTACAGGACTGGCGGCATGGACGTGCTCAGGAATATAGCAATTTCAAGAATTGTATTCAACAGGGAACTTCCGGTTATACAGAGTTCATGGCTCACCAACGGGATTCAGATGGGACAGATGGCTATCCTGTTTGGCGCAAATGACTGGGGTGGTACCATTTATGACGAGAAGGTTATACCAGCTACGGGAAAAATGGTCGGGAACCTCAGAAAAGAGGCAATCATAAACAGCATAAAGCAGTTGGGTATGATACCCGTGGAGCGTGACAACCTCTACAGGCCAGTAAATACAACCGGCTGA